The window TAAGCTCAAGGTGATGTGCTGCATGTTTTACTTGGCATGTTGGGTCTTTGGACAAGTCATTGCCTTTTTTAGGGCTCCTTTCACCTCCTTGTTTCTAATGGTATAAATAAAGGGATTGAGAAGGGGTGTGAGAATAGTATTCAGCACAGATACTACCTTATTAATCTTAAAGGAGGAGTGTGCTGTGGGTCTCAAGTACATGAACAGAACAGCTCCATAGAGCAGGGAGACAACTGTCAGGTGAGAGGCACAGGTGGAAAAAGCCTTTTGGCGACCAGCGGCTGAAGGAATTCGCAGGATGGTAGATAGGATGTAGATATAAGAAATGATTGTAAAGAGGAGTGAACCTGGGATCACAAAGATGGTTGCCAGGATACCTAGTAGTTCCAAAATGCTGGTATCTGCACAGGCTGCTTTCAAGATGGGGCCAACGTCACAGTAGAAATGATTGATGATATTGTTGCCACAGAATGGCAACTGGAGGAGCAGCATTGTCTGACAAAAGACAATGGTGAAGCCCACCACCCAGGAGCTGAGGGCCAGCTGCAGGCAGAGGTTGCTGGTCATGATGGAGGGGTAGTGAAGGGGCTTGCAGACGGCTAAGTAGCGGTCAAAAGACATGACAGCCAGGATCAAGAACTCGGTGGTGCCCAGGAAGAAGTGGAAGAAGGCCTGCATCAGGCAGCATGAAATGCAGATgactgtttttgctactataaaGGTTTCTAGCAGTTTGGGGATGATAGTGGTGGTGTACCAGATCTCTAGGAAGGCCAAGTTGCAAAGGAAGAAGTACATTGGGATTTGCAATTTGGGCTCAATCCAGACAATAACAATAATGAGCCCATTGCCAGCAAGGGTTAATATATAGATGAGAAGGATCACTATAAAGAGAGGGACTTGTAATCCTTGGATACCAGGAAAGCCTAGGAGGATGAACTCTTTGATTGCTGTGCCATTTCTCATGTCCTTTGAGACCTAGAAAGACAGCAAGGAAGTAACTCCTtagaatacatatttatttatttatgttagtgAAGAGATTTTAGTTCTTAACCTACTTTACTTATTAACTTTCTGGTTACATCTTATATTTACCTTTCCAGCTTACATTTTAGATGTTTTGCTTATAAGCAGTATATAGTTGGGTTTTCTAAATAGTTTGGTATTCACTCTCATTTACTAACTTTTTATTTGCAGTGGCATTGGGTTTGAAACCAGGAACTTgggcatggtaggcaagcactctaccactgagctacattcatgGCCTCCTCTTTAGAATCTTAAAGTACAGTTGACTGTAgttggaacaacaacaacaacaaataacccccTCCCTAAACAACCACCCAAAACCAAGATGCTGACTATTTAAGGTTCTTGACTACATTTCAGCCCCTGCTGCCTTACAAACGAATGCATAACAGGCACCCTTACTTTCTGATAATTTGACTGGCTTTGACAGCCAAATCAGCTTCTAATGgcctctaaaaatattaaatacacttgatgaatggaaaataatttttcaaaacctTGTGCAGCTTTGAGAGTAATCCTTTTAAATGTGATAGTTTATCAGTCAATATGATAATTTAAAAGAGGTAGTGTGTATAATAAGGTGTGTGTGTAAACACACCTGTGCATTCATAAGAAATTAATCCCCACTCCTGTTTTATATTCTGAAGGAGAATTCTTGATAATATTGCAGATAAGTTTAAGGAAGACTAtactatatgtatgtgtgtgcattaaaataatgaaaaaaaaatgttgccatTATATTAGTGGTGGTATACAACCGAGGTCACGgaacatatatttttctaatgaatCTATTTCCACATTCtaattcagatattttttcccttgtggtgctgggattgaactcaggagccctctactactgagctacattcccagccctccagcccttcattttttttcttttctttcttcttttttttttcttttgaggctgggtctcactaagttgtctagactggcctttaacttgtcatccttctgccttggcctccccagtagctgggactagaggcatgtgccaccacttctGGCTTagactttcttttccttccttccttcttctatcctcccttcctctctccctccctcaagtgctctacctctgagccacacttCAATCcccattttttcttctaaagGATACTAAATAAGCAATCAGaactaaatgaacaaaatcaTTTAGGAGGTAGAAAATGcactaaaattaaattcaaatttccaaGACCAAGAGAATCATAGCTGGATATACAAATGTACCTAATAAATGTGTATTAGACACAGATTTGCAACATTAATCtaagaaagtgaaaaggcaaGAAGTGTTGAGCAAAGCAGACTGGAAATCCTGGAAAGTACATTGCGAACAAAGGCTCCCTTTGTGAATGAGTATCTTTTTATACCAAAAAAGCGTGCATATTTTTATGTACAAATTTATAGGCAAAGAACTAACTGTCTGTTCTACTAAAATTCACTGGAAAGTAGTAAATGACACATTTTCTTATTGAGGATAATCTTCCTTGTCAATTTCCTTTGAAATGGGTAAGAAAAATACTGTGAAATGGGTTGTACAATTTTCAAAGTACACAAAAAACTTAGGATGAGAAAGGATGCCCATGGTGCATGAATAGGTGTTGAATTTTTCCCGCATGTGAAAGAACAAGAATTCTCTGAGATCTTAGGGAAGAAAAATACTTCCacttcctcccctcctttctggACCAAGAAAAGATTATTCTTTGTCTACTCAAAAGTTCCAGTGGTTTTCTGTGAGATGATGAAATCGTTTGAATCTGCACTAATGACCAACATTAGTGGCTGTGAGCTTCGTCCTTCTATATGGTCTGGATAtggaattatcttcatttttttaagcaGAAGAGAGGGGCAGTCTCTCTAGCCCCGCATAAAATTTCTAAGGGTTAAGCATTCCACAATTTATAGAACTAGCTTTAGGAATTCCACAAGCACTTGTTTTGGAAAGCTTATTATGTGCCAATGCTGCTATGGCATTAAAGAACCACTCATTAGATAAGGAGAGAGACCATATATGATAATTACAACAGGACGCAGTGAATCAAAGTGTAGAGTTGTGCACTGATTGCTTTTGGAATACTTAGAAGAGACCACTTGCTCAAGCTAGGCAGAGGTTAAAGGAGGTTTTCAAGAGAAAAGGAGACCTAAGTTGAGTCCTAGAGTTAAATAGGAAGAGTGCAGTAGGGAGGGGACAAAGAGCcaaggcttgggctggggatgtgggtcaagcggtaatgcgctcgcctggcatgcgcggggcgctgggtttgatcctcagcaccacataaaaataaaataaagatgttgtgtccactgaaaactaaaaaataaatattaaaaataattctctctctctctctctcttaaaaaaaaaaaaaaagatccaaggCTTGTGAAATAGAACCAGAGCAAGGAGTCCCAGCTGTACTGG is drawn from Urocitellus parryii isolate mUroPar1 chromosome 4, mUroPar1.hap1, whole genome shotgun sequence and contains these coding sequences:
- the Or6x1 gene encoding olfactory receptor 6X1; the encoded protein is MRNGTAIKEFILLGFPGIQGLQVPLFIVILLIYILTLAGNGLIIVIVWIEPKLQIPMYFFLCNLAFLEIWYTTTIIPKLLETFIVAKTVICISCCLMQAFFHFFLGTTEFLILAVMSFDRYLAVCKPLHYPSIMTSNLCLQLALSSWVVGFTIVFCQTMLLLQLPFCGNNIINHFYCDVGPILKAACADTSILELLGILATIFVIPGSLLFTIISYIYILSTILRIPSAAGRQKAFSTCASHLTVVSLLYGAVLFMYLRPTAHSSFKINKVVSVLNTILTPLLNPFIYTIRNKEVKGALKKAMTCPKTQHAK